The following coding sequences are from one Parabacteroides pacaensis window:
- a CDS encoding DUF4377 domain-containing protein, which translates to MRNLFGFIVLLFGACCLSSCLDDEPKDKSVEIQVTISSELTEKYGYSTGKPLLLGEYMQVKEGKSNTWESWHPLAIQGFEYKEGHEYVLKIKKTTLANPPADGSSILYTLLSVISDEKKIDIPLTERFRIVGYAASITGDTIPADKKKELEDKVLASFPQSFIGSRYKFVYTDEAETKGKAILYSGEKKTEGSFEKSELKKDNTSCPVYTISLEEQVLKYILVPHDKSIAFAEEVTEKYKNDYPEIETVYALNLIQEEIY; encoded by the coding sequence ATGAGAAATTTATTCGGATTTATTGTATTACTCTTCGGAGCTTGCTGTTTAAGTTCTTGCCTGGACGATGAACCTAAAGATAAAAGTGTAGAGATACAGGTTACTATCAGCTCTGAGCTAACGGAAAAATATGGGTATAGTACGGGAAAACCACTCTTACTAGGCGAATACATGCAAGTAAAAGAAGGCAAAAGCAACACTTGGGAAAGTTGGCATCCTTTGGCTATCCAAGGATTTGAGTACAAAGAAGGACACGAATACGTATTAAAAATAAAAAAGACTACCCTAGCCAATCCTCCAGCCGACGGTTCATCTATTTTATATACCTTGCTGTCCGTTATTTCCGATGAAAAGAAAATAGATATTCCCCTTACAGAACGTTTCCGTATAGTAGGTTACGCTGCAAGTATAACCGGTGACACGATACCGGCTGATAAGAAAAAAGAACTGGAAGATAAAGTTTTAGCTTCTTTCCCACAGTCTTTCATCGGATCCAGATACAAATTTGTCTATACCGATGAAGCGGAAACTAAAGGAAAAGCCATTCTTTATAGTGGGGAGAAAAAAACGGAAGGATCTTTTGAAAAATCAGAGTTAAAAAAGGACAATACCTCATGCCCCGTTTATACGATTTCCTTGGAAGAACAGGTTCTTAAATATATCTTAGTTCCTCATGATAAGTCTATTGCATTTGCTGAAGAGGTTACGGAAAAGTACAAAAACGATTATCCTGAAATAGAAACAGTCTACGCATTGAATCTAATACAAGAAGAAATCTATTAA